The Gouania willdenowi chromosome 22, fGouWil2.1, whole genome shotgun sequence nucleotide sequence ACAAACAAGTGCATGGTTTGAAAAGGGGATGGATGAAGCAGACACTTATATAATTCCAATCCCCCCACTCACCCTCCACAGACACTACATcacaaattacaataataacacaaaaacaatataatacaataaaaatacaaaaaacaaccaaaaaaacaaaacaaccagcCCAAACATTTCCTGATCCCAAACCCCCTCTCCCTTAATGCTTACAGCTGAGGGCATCAGTCTCTCTCTTCCAAATATTGCagcataacattttttttgtaagtgTTTTTAAATTGGATAATGTTTGAGCAATCTTTGAGCTCCTCGGCCAAACCATTCCACAAGATAACTCCCCGAACTGCGATGCACATGGATTTTAAAGTTGTTCTAATTTTTACTTGGTACAATTTGTTGCTCCCTCTTAAACTATAAGCATGATGTGCGTCTCTtatcataaaataatttttgaatatttaatgGTAACAATTTTTTTGATGCCCTGAACATTATTTGAGCCGTTTTGTATTTTACCAAATCAAGTAGTTTTAAAattgatgattaaaaaaaaagtggctttgtgtgttcattatattttcttttctgaacGATTCTAATAGCTTTTTTCTGTAAAGTAATTAAAGGCAATAATTAGATGGGTAACAATTTCCCCACACCTCTAAACAATAATTTAAGTATGACATCACTAACAAATGGAACAATATCAGTAGGGCATTGTGAGTGAGAGCATGGCTAACTCTCCTCATAACACCCACACATTTCGCAACTTTTGTCCTTAAATAACTAATATGAGGTTTCCAAGAGATTTTCTCATGTATTACAACTCCTAAAAATACAGTttgttttactctttttttttcaaacatctgtttattgaaatttacatcacatcaacatttcttacacaaatatgcatgtttcttttttgttctcttttttaacaatgaaaagtacaaagtatacccccctccccccaatgaaaaaaaaaaaaaaaaaaaaaaaaaataaaaaaaatagaagaaaatacaataaaaaatttgaaaaactgtcatttacaatttggATTTTTCAAAATAGTCGATAAAGGGTTGCCATATCTCCTGAAATTTTGATATGTTACCTCTGACTGAGAATTTGATCTTTTCTAATTGTAACAGATTCATCACCTCCCTAAGTAGCGCTGGATGTGCTGGTGGGTTTTTCTgcttccaatttagtaatatcaTCCTTCGGGCTAACAGCGTCACATAGCGTATCACATTGTATTGGTTCTTTGATAAAATTGTTGTTGTAGCTTTAACCCCAAATACAGCCAACACTGGGTCTGGCTCGAGTCGAATATTAAGAACGCTagataaagttttaaaaacattaacccAGTAGTTACAAAGTCTCGGGCAGTTCCAGAACATATGTGCCAAGGAAGCTGGGGCCTGTCCACATCTGTCACACAGAGGATCGACTGTAGGGAACATCTTTGACAGTCGTAGCTTAGATAAGTGTAGTCTGTGTAGAATTTTGAACTGTATCAGTCCATGTCTGGCACATACAGAAGAAGAGTGGACAAATTCTTGTGCTCTTTTCCATTGATTCTCTGTGATTTCCACTCCCAGATCCTCCATCCAAGCCTCTCTTAGGTGGTCTAGTGTTGTTGTGCAGTCCATTTGTGTTAGATTATCGTGAATCTTAGAGATCGCCTTTTTAGTCTGTGGTTCAGGCAATAACAGTGAGTCCATTGGAGAAACCAAAGGTTTGTTTGGGAAGGATGGAAAtgtctttttaataaaatttcGGATTTGTAAATACCTAAAGTGGTCTGTGTTGGGGATATTAAATTTCTCTTTTATTTGCTGGAATGAGGCAAAAATGTTGTCGATATATAAGTCATTGATTGTCCGAAGACCCTGTAAATACCATTTGTGAAACGACTTATCGGAAAGTGAGGGGGGGAATgaatgattatttattattggcaTTAGTGGCGAACATTTCTGCCAGCCAAAGTGCTTCCGGATTTGGGACCAAATTTTTATAGAGTGTGAAATAATTGggtttttcatctttatttttggcGTTGGCAGAGTAGAAAAAAGTACTGCTGCTAAAGAGGAAGGGGAGTCATTTAGATTTTCCATCTTAGCCCATTCAGCCCCCTCTGTGTGGAACCAAAAAGACATAGAGCGAATGTTACCAGACCAGTAATAGAGGCGAAAGCAAGGCAATCCCATACCCCCAAATGTTTTAGGTCTctgtagaaatgtttttttaattcttggaGGTTTCTTATTCCAGATAAATTTAGATATGGCTGCATCTAATTTGTCAAAAAATgatttgttaataaaaatagGGATACACtgaaagagaaataaatatcTTGGTAAAATAGTCATTCTCACAATATTAATTCGACCCGCAAGGGAGATTGGAAGATTAGCCCACTTGTCAAAGTTACATATTGTATGGTCATACAGCTTcaaaaaattatgtttaaataGGTCAGGATGATTTTCAGTAATATTTATCCCTAGATATTTAAATCGGTCTGATATTTTAAATGGCAGGGAGTTGAGAGTATGTATGTTCTGTTTGGCTTTTAAGTTAATTGGGAACAGTGTACTCTTTGAGAAGTTGATCTTGTATCCGGATattgtgccaaagttttccaaAATTGACAATATACCAGGCATCGATTTCGCAGGGTTAGAGATGAACAAGAGTAAATCGTCTGCGTATAAGGCTACTTTGTGCTCCGATCCTGCTCTCTCAATACCTTTATAATCTTTCTCTGTACGTAGAGAGATAGCGAGGGGTTCAATGGCAAGTGCAAATAGCAGTGGTGAAAGGGGACACCCCTGCCTTGTAGAGCGACCAAGTGGAAAGTAGTTTGAATTGATATTATTCGTTTTTACGGAAGCCTGAGGCTGAGCATACAATAATTTAACTAGGGAGATGAATTTTGAGCCAATTCCAAacttatgtttgttttactcttTCAATGTTTATGTTATCAATGGATAATTGAACAATATTGTCATGTTTCCGATTTCCAAATAACataaattttgtcttttttaagttCAGTGATAACTTGTTTTCATTAAACCAGCATATTAGCTTATTCATTTCCTCAGTTATCTGTACCAAAAGTTGCTCCACGTTATTTCCTGAACAAGTAATCGTCGTCAGCacaaatttcattttattgatattttgattatgtcATTTATGTACATGTTTAATAGAGTAGGCCCCAGTATCGACCCTTGAGGAACACcacattttataattttgtgCTCTGATTTATATTTCTCAATTTGAACAAACTGGGGTCCCTCATTCAAGTAGCTCCATAACCATTGTTTAGCTACACCTCTAATGCCATAGTTTTCCAGTTTATTAATCAGTATTTGAAGGTCAATCGTGTCAAAAGCTTTttgtaaatcaataaatattccgagtgcaacattttttatttctatacaATTTGTAATTTCCTCTATTAAGTCAATAAAGGTCAGAGATGGTGAACTGTTTTGTCTAAATCCATACTGGCAGTCAGataataaattatgtttttcaataaAGTTTCAAAGTTttgtatcaaatattttttctaatattttggAGAACTGTGGCAGTAGATATACAGGGCGGTAGTTGGTAAAGACGCGTTTGTCACCCGCTTTGTgctattttcatttttgaggGAAATTGGCCACTCTGAAGAGATAGGTTGCAGATAAATGTAAATGGTTGAATAATTTCTTCTGCTACACTCCGAACAGTCATCATATCAATGTCATTAACATCCTTTGATGTCTTGTTCTTACTTTTCCTTATGACGTCTAGAACCTCCACCTCAGTAACAGGGGCGAGAAACATTGATTTGGAATTAATTTCTATTAAGTTTTTCGTTGGTACATTGCTAACGGGACCAGCTGCATCTGATAATCTGCTGAGTATAAAGGTGGAGGCTTTGCTGCAGTTCAGGGCTGGGACAATACTTTTGCTGTGACTATGGTTCTGCTTCTACTTGTGATGTAGGCTCGGTTACATGCCAGTAATCCCTGGATCTACAGCAAGATTTTTGCCTTGTGGAGATTCTTGTTTACCTTTGCTTCTTGGTTtcgctttttgtgtttttgtttacatctgcctccctggactgaccatGCCTGTGGTAACAATAAATacctgcatttgggtctgcacccCCACATGCCATTGACAAAATCGATGTGCAAAGAAAacgtaattattattttttaatttcaacgatataaattctaacttcatttattcgttttttattgcttatatgcttttcttcttgcaccaaacaacactataagtaattaacAAGTATTTCTAAAGggcaaatacattgcagttcataaaaataataataaaaaaaggcttcagtatcgcAATATTACCTAGAATAGTAATACTTTGTctggttactcattttggtatcgtgacaactctCTACAACCTGGATGCTGCACTTTTATCATTGAAGGACAGGTTACACACGGCTGCTTCACGCCGagagctaacagaaaaacaacacttcccacaatgtaaacagacctgttacgcctctacctcccaccATTTCTTTAAAACGAGAAGCCACGCCGATCAACGAACGTGcgtcatatcctgaccaaaGTCCATAGTTTTTGCCAAAAGGTATAAAATTGCTCAAAAATGTCcttttaaggtgttttttttttaaataaagagattcacatattttgttgtttggtaatacattaaacacattttatgttatatacatttccaaTACAGGTACTCTTTCAACGGCTTCCAGAGGACGCCACAAGGATGCTACTGCTTTCTTCTGAAGCTTTGTGAGCACCTGCGGAAGCACAGCGAGGGCATGTGGCTGTTCACGCCACCGCGGCTTCACACTGGTGGCTTTGCTGCAGTGAAGCGGGAGCTCATGGCTGACTAACGAGAGACTTCACGCACACGGAATTCCGAGACAGACATCCGAGACAGACATCCTCCAGCCTGTTTGGAAGCGCAAGACAAGGAAAACAAACACGCAGATGGGGATTTATTGAGGCCAAAAAAGTTAaagtacaatatttttttttaaatccctcaGTTAATGGATTATCGCCCCAGGCCTACCGTGTGCCTCTGACTAGTCAGCAAGGCATGCAAAGCACTGCAATAAAATGATGCTGCCTGTGTCCGTCATCTTGTTGACTCAACAACTAGTGAGTGAGTGTAGGGCGTTTGTACTCAGAGGGATGTGAAGCGGAGTTTGTAAGAGAGCGAAGATAGGGGAGAAGTAGCCAAACTAAAAttagttaaaatataatttaaaccattattttgtcattttctacatcGCATAAGATAAAAATCTTGATACATAGCAAATCTCAATTATTAGGACTAGTACAGCACACTGACGCCTACCTTGTCGAAGACTCGGAATGCCTCCCTgatctcctcctcactgtcagtATCTTTCATCTTTCTTGCCATCATAGTCAAGAACTCAGGGAAGTCAATGGTCCCGTTGCCTGGCAGAGACAAGGCcagacaatgaaaaaaacaatgagtAATGAGTAAACACAAAGTAATTTGTGCAATGGTGTCCGAAACTGCTGGTACTTTAAGTGCATACCATCTGCATCCACTTCGTTGATCATGTCCTGGAGTTCAGCCTCCGTAGGGTTCTGACCCAGAGACCTCATAACAGTGCCAAGCTCCTTGGTAGTGATGGTCCCATCTCCGTCTTTGTCGAACAGGGAGAAGGCCTCCTTAAACTCTGGAGAGCCACAAATAGTGGACAGGGAAGACTGATTACTATCAACAGCAGAGAACAGTCCTTCCATTTTTGTCAAGTGCTTCAAATACTGTCcgtgtttaattaaaaattaactTACCAGCAATCTGCTCCTCTGTTAGCTGATCAGCCTAGAAACAATAAGGATCATAAAGCAGACCAAAGCATCAGCACAGTTTCCTATATTACAGGGGAGACATCTGAGTAAAGTTGAGAATAAAACCGTGAGGTTGTATggattaaaacaaatgaaaaggcTGCTTCAAAAagttcaatttttttattgtgttaaatTTGTAAAGgtttgacaacaacaacaaaaaaacatcagcAACAATCCCAGAATTGATGACAGTGCTAAGAATCACTTCAGAAATGGTATTTATGATCCACCTTAAAATGACCAAACTGGATATCTGTCAGGTCGGCCACCAGCTTAGCTGCTTTTGGTTCTGGTCTTTTGGCCTCCCTGCTTCTCCCTCCATCCAGCCTCAGAGCTGCTCTTCGTTGCTTCATCTCAACACCTTTTCCTCCTCCACTTGATCCAGCTTTGCTGCTGAGAACGTCTACTGTCCCACGGACCATCACCAGGCCTTCTGCAAGACACTCTGCTCTCTTACTGTTCTGTACGCTCTGCTTTTTGACCTCCAACAGCTCCGCTTTGGTTTTCTGTAGGCTGTTCCTCAGGTCCTGCATCTCTCTGAACAGATTATCCAtgcggctggaggaggtgtccATAAGCATCTGCAGGAATACTCTATAATTCCTCTCTTGCTGCTGGATGAGTTCCGTGTAGTAGTGCTGCTGCTCGCTTAAAATGTCATAGATGTCAGAGAAGCTCACCAGCTCCCCATCAGAGGGGTACATAGCGATGTTCTTAGGCAACATGACACCTTGATGACAAAATGGGCAGAAATTTTGCGTTAAAGTGGGAGGAATGGgtggatgaaaaaaataatgattagaCATCTATCACTTCCTCctgctcagaaaaaaaaaaaaaacccaaaatgacggAACAAGAGTAGAAAAAGTTTGCCCATCTCTCAGAGAAGTAACATTTTTTCTGATTCAGTCTTGATGGAAAAAGGCTCAGGTCATCAGTTTGCCAGTTGATTTCTGGATGATTACAAAAAGAGTCCTTTACTTATCCAAGCTAAATGAAAGAGAGGTTTTCACACGTTCCAAGGAAAAGCCAGGGGCAACGCTGACCAATAAGCACCGCCAATCCTCATTGGAGGAAGATCTAATGTTGGTGTTAATTATCCTTTTGTGCGTTCATCGATTTCTTTGTTAGCCTAAATGCAGTCTCTTTTGGATTCTTGCAGTACTCCGAGTGGACAAGACCAACCCACAGTCCTTTCACAGCTCCAAGTGACTAAGTAGGTGACACCCTAGAAGACCCTTTGGCTCCAACAGGCACACAGTTAGGATGCATGGCCCAGTGAGGTGTCCACCTCCTGCTGATACTAAATAGtttaaaagcctttaaacaAATTAGGGCTTGGGGGCTCAGCCCTGGGGATGCCAGTCCAACATGTCAGGAAAATATATTCAAGGTGTGAGAGAGTGACAAAGTCAGGGAGACCCGGGGGAGGTCACAGGAGAGTGCAAGTGTGATGATTGTGctaatctgtcatctgtatGCTACAGTTACAGCTCCTGGGGATATATCTGTTACACAGTCATCTGATCTGACCTTGCAGAAAGCATTGTGGATCCCATCAGAAAAGACTTTTCACCTTCTGTGACACAAACACTTTTTAATTGCATGCTTCTGCTTTAAGCATGTGGATCGATAGAAATCGGAATCTAGATAGAAACGTGCGCGATGCGAGTGCATCGATTCATTCAGTGTGCATCGATACAATTTACGGGTTCACTGCGTGCCTGCATCGGTAAAATCCATGTTGCATCGactttttcatccatccatctattttctgacccactttttcctgttttcaggtTTGCGGGGCGATTTTTTCacgttttatttcattctgtcCTGTGTTTCCAAGGCACATTGATTGCACCATCACTGCTTCGCGTTTTCTTTTGAACACAGACTTTGTATTTGTACCGCAACAAAGTTACAACATGGAGGTCCGCAAGATCAGCAGCAAACAGCTAAATTAGATTTATTATAATGCACCTAATTTATTCTTATCAGGCGTAGAAAGAAGGCAAACTTGATTTGTATCAATACGGCCGCCACTGCTCCCCCTACCTGTGATAAGGACATAATCTATTCTTATGGACATTGAATATGACTCCGTTTACAGCAGTTGTGATTCATGCCAAATACTAGTTTACATCTTTCTTTATACAAGCAGTTGTGAAAGACCAAATTATGAAAGgctattattatttgtatttaggGCTGGGCTGataaagaaatcagataactacatgtTCTATAATATAtgacattacaataaaaaaaaataaactcttcccttagcatctcatcATAGTGTGAAGaaaaattgaacatgcctgtggattttgcaaaataaaaatcgttttcatctacaaattcgattaataGATTTTTTGCCCAGGCCTATTGCTATTATTCAAATCAGAAATCTTAATGCTTCCTGCTCCTCACCAAgctgatgtctctttaagccccaACACATTTCAACGCAAAGGTATTCACATCCGTGCACATGCATGTAAAATAATCCATtgcgagttataaacatgaagagcagcttcatgtgcgctATATGCTTTGTCTGATTGAAGCTCTGTTTATATTGGAGGTGCATACAAGCAACATCGAGGGCAGCACAGTGACTGTAGGGGTCCTCTGTGTCCTCAGATAAAGACGGGAAAATCCGAGCAAATTGCCTGTAtttatgtatgtgtttctgggttattcaaatttaaaaaaagaattaaagcaACCCGTGCacacctggaagtcccttttgcgtccaagtgtgcaacaattaatatgacggtaccgattaaaaaaacaaaaaaacaactgaaaatccGCCCTACAGTGCTGaaagcgctggcgagaaccctgtagCCTAATACCTGAAAAGGTCATATTAGCATCTGTGTGGCAGACAGGAATATGGACATTATACTATTGAAAAAGTCACTTTAAGTCACTCATTGAGAGTGATGTTGTCTTActgtttaagttgtgacagtgtGATAAAACAGGTTCCAAATTTGAGGAACCTGTTCCTGTTCCTTATGTTGAATCTGGTTCCAAATCCCAATGCTTCTCCTGAGAAGgcctggtttttttttgtgctttgttttcattaaaacttTTAAATGAACAGTTCTAaggctgcaatgattagtcgACATATTCGATAATgtcgactacaaaaatgtgtCAACGCAAATTTTAtaatagggctgcacgattgacaaaaaatctaattgcgatttttctgacagatattgcgattCGATTCGAAAAtagttttcaggaaatttgtTTTGAACTCAtttaaggaaacaaaataaatactaattaataaaaaaccataattaaacaaaaatgtatgtcaaaaataaagtaagatacaattaaaaggtagatataaattgtactgtgaggaaacaaaatatatactaacaaaaagaaaaatataaataaacaaaaatgtcaaaaataaaaatgtaattttaaataatgagtaagatacaattgaaaggtagatataagttgtactgacatggattgttctgctcctttttaattattcatatcatatatgtatgagagcagcattaatgtcacccaattcccCTTCAGATATCAATGGGCTACTGAATCTGATAAGGTTTATTGATtacgttttgatcaacttaattttaattaacctAATTcaaatgatcctgatgatatcattccagaccataatgattaaacaaaaataaatggacaaagtatcagaagttatcagtaatttacgatgtttcagactctacaaacCCTGGTATCGTAGGTctcaacaacagaacaactttatccacagctcttctgtagctctgatgagatgtttaaacaatctgagcaggtgaagctgattaaagctgactcatgttCTCACAGAGCGCAGCAGCGCTACGTGAGAAACGGACGGAGCTCCACAGACGCATTAAAGATAAGCGGGCACTGGTCGGCTCAGATTTAgaagtcagtgatgatttgcatagttttttgaCAGTTTAGAGAGGGTTTAGTGGGATTTTTAGACTGTTTGAAGCAGCCAGGATGGTAGAGGGGCAGGCGGTGTACCATAATAAGCGCTCCccaaaacatttccccataaaaaacgtCCTTTTCCTTACGGTGACGGTGTTTCAACCAGATTCTATCAATTTCCGTATTCAACGGTAGATTCTGTATTCATTGGTTGATTCTGTGATTCTGTTAACATGAATTTCATAGGGCCCTAGTGTAGTGGTTTTTAGCGCACTCACTGAGACTTGCTGCAGCACATACAAGCTTGTGTCCTGttaccatctctgattggccaacagcccaggaaggcggttttctgcatttctgattggtgaacatttatatcactcaaatgatgaagactgaagaaaaaacctcagcatctgaggttatcgcagtagtgaaaaccttaatatcaatgcgattaaggttaatcgttcagccttattATATAGCGTTGACACGTCATTTAAtattgtaaattaatgataaaatccaGCCTGCGGCCGCTTCCTCCtttctttctgctgcagtaCCTCACATTGACTGCTAGGGGCAGTGCACCACCAACTTTGTGCAAGTAAACAGCAAAGTAGAATGGCGCAAAGAGGAAAAAACTGAAGAAGCTTAACGCAACCTAAAGTTTCTAAAGCTTCAGAACTTTATTATCATTAAAGCACGACAAAGATCCACGGACATCCGAAACAGAATCAGCGGAGTCCCGGTTTGTGCACGGACCGAGAGAGGAGTGATAACACTACCAATGATATTTCCCCAATCTTTCATTGC carries:
- the LOC114456860 gene encoding calmodulin — its product is MADQLTEEQIAEFKEAFSLFDKDGDGTITTKELGTVMRSLGQNPTEAELQDMINEVDADGNGTIDFPEFLTMMARKMKDTDSEEEIREAFRVFDKDGNGYISAAELRHVMTNLGEKLTDEEVDEMIREADIDGDGQVNYEEFVQMMTAK